A genomic window from Cucumis melo cultivar AY chromosome 8, USDA_Cmelo_AY_1.0, whole genome shotgun sequence includes:
- the LOC103484411 gene encoding codeine O-demethylase-like yields the protein MGVYEKKISVKELVEKSSKLTIPQNFLRLDQEASSTSDPSTFPTPPIIDMSRLLSPQHSRSELLNLHSACIQWGLFQLVNHGVSLSLLGGLKHEIEGFFELPLEEKMKYGMRSGEVEGYGTVVRSMEQKLDWGDRVYIITNPLSRRKPHLLPSLPLYLRNALESYLKETRKIAMTLFGMIAGNLNIEVRKLEELFEDGMEAIRMSYYPPCPTPELVVGLRPHSDASGLTILNQLNGVEGLQVKKDGIWFPVSFIPDAFIVNVGDIIEIISNGLYNSIEHRATVNSEKERMSIAVFYNPRFDGEIAPFTASQLNPPLFKNIIMEDYFKDFFTQSFNGKSHLDRMKIPTTQQPNPSPTY from the exons ATGGGGGTGTATG aaaagaagattagCGTAAAAGAACTTGTAGAAAAGAGTTCAAAACTCACAATCCCACAAAATTTCCTTCGTTTGGATCAAGAGGCTTCTTCTACCTCTGATCCTTCCACCTTCCCCACTCCTCCAATCATTGATATGAGTAGATTGCTCTCACCTCAACATTCTCGCTCGGAGCTTCTCAACCTTCACTCCGCTTGCATACAATGGGGATTGTTTCAG tTGGTGAACCATGGGGTTAGTCTTTCATTGTTGGGAGGGCTAAAGCATGAGATTGAAGGATTTTTTGAGCTTCCATTAGAGGAGAAGATGAAATATGGTATGAGGAGTGGAGAAGTTGAGGGTTATGGAACAGTGGTTAGAAGTATGGAACAGAAACTTGATTGGGGAGATAGAGTTTACATCATTACTAATCCTCTTTCAAGAAGGAAACCCCATCTTCTTCCCAGCCTCCCTTTATACTTGAG AAATGCGTTGGAATCGTACTTGAAAGAGACGAGAAAGATAGCAATGACATTGTTTGGGATGATAGCGGGAAACTTGAACATAGAGGTGAGGAAGTTGGAGGAGTTGTTTGAAGATGGAATGGAAGCCATAAGGATGTCATATTATCCGCCATGCCCCACACCGGAGTTGGTGGTCGGTCTAAGGCCGCACTCGGATGCGTCAGGGCTCACAATCTTGAACCAACTGAACGGAGTGGAAGGACTCCAAGTTAAGAAAGATGGCATTTGGTTCCCAGTGAGTTTCATCCCAGATGCCTTCATCGTCAACGTTGGAGATATTATTGAG ATTATAAGCAATGGGCTTTACAACAGCATTGAACACAGAGCAACGGTGAACTCAGAAAAGGAAAGAATGTCAATTGCAGTGTTTTACAATCCAAGATTTGATGGTGAGATTGCGCCATTCACTGCCTCTCAATTAAACCCACCTTTGTTTAAAAACATTATCATGGAGGATTATTTTAAGGACTTTTTCACACAATCTTTCAATGGAAAATCTCATTTGGACAGAATGAAAATCCCTACAACTCAACAGCCCAATCCATCTCCTACTTATTAA